From Maylandia zebra isolate NMK-2024a linkage group LG11, Mzebra_GT3a, whole genome shotgun sequence, one genomic window encodes:
- the LOC106676113 gene encoding urokinase plasminogen activator surface receptor has translation MSDRSTMQNLVLILGIVLLPRACALKCYECIPDLSGSCAQTTKECPSNTQCGSVRVTSYAGGSKLVDIKAKSCAAAEECVQASINFGVSQTLLTSKCCTSDLCNSQDAPEGSISSPNGKKCFQCDGNDCTKTLNCNGDEDHCISTRVTSGGQKVTVKGCASKVVCSSTQSAQIAGIIGTEISCCQGDLCNSAISTTAGLLLFVTPLISLVLFS, from the exons ATGTCTGACCGCTCCACAATGCAGAACCTTGTGCTGATCCTTGGGATCGTGCTGCTCCCTAGAG CCTGTGCCTTGAAATGTTACGAATGCATACCGGACCTCTCTGGAAGCTGCGCTCAGACAACAAAAGAATGTCCTTCCAacactcagtgtggatcagtaagAGTGACTTCATATGCAG GTGGTTCAAAACTGGTTGATATTAAAGCGAAAAGTTGTGCTGCGGCTGAGGAGTGTGTTCAGGCCTCAATCAACTTTGGAGTTTCTCAAACTCTACTGACCAGCAAGTGTTGCACCTCTGATCTTTGCAACTCTCAAGATGCCCCTG AGGGCAGCATCTCATCTCCAAATGGGAAAAAGTGCTTCCAATGTGATGGAAACGATTGCACAAAAACTCTAAATTGCAATGGAGATGAGGACCACTGCATCTCAACAAGAG TGACTTCAGGAGGGCAAAAGGTGACTGTAAAGGGCTGCGCCTCCAAGGTGGTTTGCTCAAGCACACAATCTGCACAGATTGCAGGAATCATAGGAACAGAAATCAGCTGCTGCCAGGGTGACCTCTGCAACAGTGCCATCAGTACAACTGCTGgccttctgctctttgtgacACCGCTGATCTCTCTGGTCTTGTTCTCTTAG